A genomic window from Fusarium verticillioides 7600 chromosome 5, whole genome shotgun sequence includes:
- a CDS encoding plasma membrane proteolipid 3, protein MPFTASDICKILLAIILPPVGVFLERGCGADFFINILLTILGYIPGIIHALYIILKY, encoded by the exons ATGCCTTTCACTGCTAG CGATATCTGCAAGATCCTCCTTGCCATCATCCTCCCTCCCGTGGGTGTCTTCCTCGAGCGTGGCTGCGGtgccgacttcttcatcaacatcctccttACCATCTTGG GTTACATCCCCGGTATCATCCACGCTCTGTACATCATTCTGAAGTACTAA